From the Vibrio tubiashii ATCC 19109 genome, the window TAATTAGTGACTGTGTTGTTTTAGATATACCAGAAACTAAACAGAACATTAAAATAAAAGACTTTAAAGGTCGAAAAGTAGATTTAGTTCCAGAGCTGAAGTTTAGGCCAGAAGAAGCATTGTTAGAATATCATAAGCATGACCTAAAAAGATGTACTAAATGTATATTGCCAGAAACAATGCCGTATATTGAATTTGATAGTGATGGGGTATGTAATTATTGTAATAACTATAAGTTGCGTAATGTTCCAAAACCTAAGGAAAACCTTTTTGAATTAGTAAAGCCTTATAGAAGGCCTGGTAATCAACTTGATTGCTTGGTTCCATTTTCAGGTGGACGTGATAGCTGTTATAGCCTCCATTTGATAGTCAATGAGCTAAAAATGAAACCCGTAACTTATACATATGATTGGGGGATGGTTACCGATTTAGGGCGAAGAAATATAAGCAGAATGTGTTCTAAATTGGGTGTTGAAAATATAATTGTGGCGGCTGATATTACTAAAAAGAGAAAAAATATTTCCATGAACTTAAAAGCATGGTTAAAGTCACCACACTTAGGAATGATGAGTATACTCACTGCTGGTGATAAGCACTTCTTTAGATATCTAGAGAGAATTAAGAAACAAACAGGTATCAATTTAAATATGTGGGGTGCAAACCCTTTAGAGGTCACTCATTTTAAAACTGGTTTTTTAGGCATTGCACCTGATTTCGCGCAACAACAAGTATATTCAAATGGCTTAATGAAACAGATTCATTACCAGCGCAAGCGTTTTGGCGCAATGATGGACAGCCCTAGTTATTTTAACTCCTCTTTGTGGGATACCTTATCTGGAGAATATCATCGTAGTTGTGTAGAGAAGCAAGATTATTATCAAGTATATGATTACTGGCACTGGGATGAGAATATTATTGACAATACGCTTTTAAATGAATATGACTGGGAAAAGGCTATTGACACTGATACTACTTGGCGTATTGGTGACGGCACTGCGGCTTTTTACAATTATGTCTACTATACCGTTGCTGGCTTTACTGAGCATGATACGTTCCGAAGCAATCAAATTCGAGAAGGTGATATTACTAGGGAAGAAGCTCTTGCTTTGGTTGAAAAAGAAAATCGACCTAGATATCCGAATATTCGTTGGTATCTAGATACCTTGGGAATAGATTTTAAAGAAGCTATTGATGTTGTAAATAAGATACCAAAAATGTATAAAATCTAAAGTTTAAGTGGCGTTTATGAATAAGATATTATACTTAACAGTGGTTGATAAAAATAATGAACCAGGTATATACAAGAAAGTTACGGCTCAAACTAAAGCTTTGAGAAAGTTGGGTTGCAAAGTTGACCTAACTTACCTAGATGGCGAACAATTTAAGGTCAATGATGATTCATTGGGGAAAGAGAAACAATCACATTTAGTTAGGCTGAAGAATCGTTTCGTTTATCCCAAAGTTTTACGCAATTATCTGACCGACCCAAACAATCATTACGACGTTGTATATATTAGGAAAAGCTTTATAAATGGC encodes:
- a CDS encoding glucosamine 6-phosphate synthetase; the protein is MCGIFGIVSNSKINIKDLNILVKHSKQRGQDSSGLITFSDNQYNVYRADYNIDKLKRKAALDETNVIFGHSRLITNGLEDNQPVVKKNIMAIHNGIIVNDDSIWSELSSKRERKIDSEVILGIVEDELKNGTSIDDLSAKVLTLCQGVISCALFIPEVGKVVLFSNNGSLYIGEKSGAKYFASESYALNLLGCNDIEQIISDCVVLDIPETKQNIKIKDFKGRKVDLVPELKFRPEEALLEYHKHDLKRCTKCILPETMPYIEFDSDGVCNYCNNYKLRNVPKPKENLFELVKPYRRPGNQLDCLVPFSGGRDSCYSLHLIVNELKMKPVTYTYDWGMVTDLGRRNISRMCSKLGVENIIVAADITKKRKNISMNLKAWLKSPHLGMMSILTAGDKHFFRYLERIKKQTGINLNMWGANPLEVTHFKTGFLGIAPDFAQQQVYSNGLMKQIHYQRKRFGAMMDSPSYFNSSLWDTLSGEYHRSCVEKQDYYQVYDYWHWDENIIDNTLLNEYDWEKAIDTDTTWRIGDGTAAFYNYVYYTVAGFTEHDTFRSNQIREGDITREEALALVEKENRPRYPNIRWYLDTLGIDFKEAIDVVNKIPKMYKI